Proteins encoded together in one Polaribacter reichenbachii window:
- a CDS encoding TonB-dependent receptor → MKKIVLSIFVMLFFFTGINAQNIVKGVVTDSYSEKPLNGVLVTVISTTLNQETGADGVFVIKNIPNGSYILEIKLLGYETQNFPIELNEDTIDLGRIQLYEDITEDQDLSLITITDDELNDDASAADNISGLLQASKDLYLRTAAYEFSSSFFRIKGLDSENAKVLINGIDMNKLYSGRPQWSNWGGLNDVLRNQEFSNGLTPSAYTFGGVLGSTNMNVRASEQRTGTKVSYSSSNRSYAHRLMVSHSSGLSENGWAYTFAASRRSAIEGFVDGTSYNANSMFASVEKKFNEKHSINFTSITAFNRRGKSSPQTQEVFDLKGIAYNSYWGYQGGQMRNSRIKEVFEPILMLNHYWTLNDKTSINTNISYQFGRTGNSRIDNNGTRVDGTAVDGNGNPYIVNLGASNPDPTYYQKLPSYGLRQGYANIYGIQQNFLNDGQLNWSSLYNANLNSANGGNSSYVLYEDRNDDKQLTINSILAHEISENITVNGRLQYTQLKSENFAEVIDLLGGTGYLDADSFADTFNEKQNDLLNPLNVVGEGDKFKYNFDLNSSVIDGFVQSQFKYNKVDYYLAANISRTAHQREGLFQNGGFADNSLGKSEKLSFTNFGVKGGLTYKLTGRHLFDFNAGYLTKAPNLRNSFSNSRENNNTVDNLTSEKIISTDVSYIYRSPIVQAKLTGYYIDVQDATEISFFFADGIGGDNTAFVQEVLSGIDKKHFGAEFGIEAQVTPTIKLKAAGNFGQYTYNNNPNLYLTTENNTRSQDAGFVDGRKDFGEANLENYKLAAGPQTAYSLGFEYRDPDYWYVGATANFFDNTYVDIAPLTRTSNFADDGGIPFNDYDEEIARELLQQEKFGSYMVVNMIGGKSWKTGNQYISVFASIGNIFNTEYKSGGFEQGRNANYRELKADKELDTPVFGNKYWFGRGTNYFLNVSYSF, encoded by the coding sequence ATGAAAAAAATTGTTTTATCAATATTTGTGATGCTATTCTTTTTTACAGGAATAAACGCTCAGAATATTGTAAAAGGAGTCGTAACAGACAGCTATTCTGAAAAACCTCTAAATGGTGTTTTGGTAACTGTTATTAGTACTACGTTAAATCAAGAAACAGGTGCTGATGGAGTATTTGTAATAAAAAATATACCAAACGGATCTTATATATTAGAGATAAAATTATTGGGTTATGAAACTCAAAATTTCCCGATTGAATTAAATGAAGATACCATAGATTTAGGTCGAATTCAGTTATATGAAGATATAACTGAAGACCAAGATTTAAGTTTAATTACCATTACAGATGATGAATTAAATGATGATGCTAGTGCTGCAGATAATATTTCTGGTTTATTGCAAGCCTCTAAAGATCTTTATTTAAGAACTGCTGCTTATGAGTTTAGTTCTTCTTTTTTTAGAATTAAAGGTTTAGATTCAGAAAATGCCAAGGTGCTTATTAATGGTATAGATATGAATAAACTGTATAGCGGAAGACCACAATGGAGCAACTGGGGTGGTTTAAACGATGTTCTAAGAAACCAAGAATTTAGTAATGGTTTAACACCTTCTGCGTATACATTTGGTGGTGTGTTAGGTTCAACGAATATGAATGTTAGAGCTTCTGAACAAAGAACAGGTACTAAAGTTTCTTACTCTTCATCTAATAGAAGTTATGCGCATAGGCTTATGGTTTCTCATTCTTCTGGTTTGTCAGAAAATGGTTGGGCTTATACATTTGCTGCAAGTAGAAGGTCTGCGATAGAAGGTTTTGTAGATGGTACAAGTTATAATGCAAATTCTATGTTTGCATCCGTAGAAAAGAAATTTAACGAAAAACATAGCATAAATTTCACTTCTATTACTGCTTTTAACAGAAGAGGTAAATCATCCCCGCAAACACAAGAAGTTTTCGATTTAAAAGGTATAGCTTATAATTCTTACTGGGGATATCAAGGAGGGCAAATGAGAAACTCTCGTATAAAAGAGGTATTTGAACCAATTTTAATGTTAAATCATTATTGGACTTTGAATGATAAGACATCTATAAACACAAATATTTCTTATCAATTTGGTAGAACTGGTAATAGTAGAATAGATAATAATGGAACTAGAGTAGATGGAACTGCTGTTGATGGAAATGGAAATCCATACATCGTTAATCTTGGCGCTTCTAATCCAGATCCTACTTATTATCAAAAACTACCAAGTTATGGTTTAAGACAAGGTTATGCTAATATTTACGGTATTCAGCAAAACTTTTTAAATGATGGTCAATTAAATTGGAGTAGTTTATATAATGCCAATTTAAATTCTGCAAATGGTGGTAATTCATCTTATGTTTTATATGAAGATAGAAATGATGATAAGCAATTAACCATCAATAGTATTTTAGCACACGAAATTTCTGAGAATATTACTGTAAACGGAAGATTACAATACACTCAATTAAAATCAGAAAATTTTGCAGAAGTAATCGATTTATTAGGCGGTACAGGTTATTTAGATGCAGATTCTTTTGCAGATACTTTCAATGAGAAACAGAATGATTTATTAAATCCTTTAAATGTTGTAGGCGAAGGAGATAAATTTAAATACAATTTCGATTTAAATTCTAGTGTAATTGATGGTTTTGTGCAAAGCCAATTTAAATACAATAAAGTAGATTATTATTTAGCGGCAAATATATCAAGAACTGCACATCAAAGAGAAGGTTTGTTTCAAAATGGAGGTTTTGCAGACAATTCTTTAGGCAAATCAGAAAAATTATCATTTACAAATTTTGGTGTAAAAGGAGGCTTAACTTATAAATTAACAGGGCGTCATTTATTTGATTTTAATGCAGGTTATTTAACTAAAGCACCCAATTTAAGAAACTCTTTTTCGAATTCTAGAGAAAATAACAACACTGTAGATAACTTAACAAGCGAAAAAATAATTTCTACTGATGTAAGTTACATTTATAGAAGTCCAATTGTACAGGCTAAATTAACAGGATATTATATTGATGTGCAAGATGCAACTGAAATCTCTTTTTTCTTTGCTGATGGAATTGGAGGCGATAATACAGCCTTTGTACAAGAAGTTTTATCGGGTATAGATAAAAAACATTTTGGTGCTGAATTTGGTATAGAAGCACAAGTTACACCAACAATTAAATTAAAAGCGGCAGGTAACTTTGGTCAGTATACTTACAATAACAATCCAAATTTATATTTAACTACAGAAAACAACACACGTTCTCAAGACGCTGGTTTTGTAGATGGTCGTAAAGATTTTGGAGAAGCAAACCTAGAAAACTATAAGTTAGCTGCAGGACCACAGACAGCTTATTCATTAGGTTTTGAATATAGAGATCCAGATTATTGGTATGTTGGTGCTACAGCAAATTTTTTCGATAATACTTATGTAGATATTGCTCCTTTAACCAGAACATCAAACTTTGCAGATGATGGAGGAATCCCTTTTAATGATTATGATGAGGAAATTGCCAGAGAGCTACTACAACAAGAAAAATTTGGTAGTTATATGGTAGTAAATATGATTGGTGGTAAATCTTGGAAAACTGGAAATCAATACATTAGTGTTTTTGCAAGTATTGGTAATATTTTTAATACAGAATATAAATCTGGAGGTTTTGAACAAGGTAGAAATGCAAATTATAGAGAATTAAAAGCAGATAAAGAATTAGATACACCCGTTTTTGGAAACAAATATTGGTTTGGAAGAGGAACAAATTACTTCTTAAACGTAAGCTATAGTTTCTAA
- a CDS encoding ThuA domain-containing protein produces MKKKTFKLFFTLSIIALTSCFGQNNKIKVLIVDGQNNHFIWPKSTIMIKQYLEETELFAVDIARTKYLFNSTSKKDWLSYANVSEGVEGKPKTDPDFSPDFAKYDVVISNFGFKAAPWPEETQANFEKFVRKGGGFVSVHAADNCFPNWLAYNKMIGIGGWGGRTEKHGPYLYVDKNNKVIKDFTSGSGGAHGKKEAFLITTYNAKHPITKGFPKQWMHAADECYAYLRGPAENVKILATAVSTKKPLDSGQKEPVVMTIKYKKGRIFHTTLGHDEIGFSSVDLITLLQRGTEWAAKGKVTQELPKDFPGTDKSSSRKFILKK; encoded by the coding sequence ATGAAAAAGAAAACGTTTAAATTATTTTTTACCTTAAGTATTATTGCTTTAACATCGTGTTTTGGACAGAATAATAAGATAAAGGTTTTGATTGTTGATGGTCAAAATAACCATTTTATCTGGCCAAAATCAACGATAATGATAAAACAATATTTAGAAGAAACAGAACTGTTTGCTGTAGATATTGCACGAACAAAATACTTATTTAATAGTACGTCTAAAAAAGACTGGTTATCTTATGCAAATGTTTCTGAAGGAGTTGAAGGAAAACCTAAAACAGATCCAGATTTTAGTCCAGATTTTGCTAAATACGACGTAGTTATTTCAAATTTTGGATTTAAAGCAGCTCCTTGGCCAGAAGAAACTCAAGCAAATTTCGAGAAATTTGTTAGAAAAGGTGGAGGTTTTGTGAGTGTTCATGCAGCTGATAACTGTTTTCCTAATTGGTTGGCCTATAATAAAATGATTGGAATAGGTGGTTGGGGAGGTAGAACCGAGAAACATGGTCCGTATTTATATGTAGATAAAAATAATAAAGTAATAAAAGACTTCACTTCAGGAAGTGGAGGTGCACATGGCAAAAAAGAAGCATTTTTAATAACAACGTACAATGCTAAACATCCTATAACAAAAGGTTTCCCAAAACAATGGATGCACGCTGCAGATGAATGTTATGCATATTTAAGAGGGCCAGCTGAAAATGTAAAAATTTTAGCAACTGCAGTATCAACTAAAAAACCTTTAGATTCTGGTCAAAAAGAACCAGTAGTAATGACGATTAAATATAAGAAGGGGAGAATCTTTCATACCACTTTAGGGCATGATGAAATCGGTTTTTCATCCGTAGATTTAATTACTTTATTACAAAGAGGTACAGAATGGGCTGCTAAAGGAAAAGTTACTCAAGAGTTGCCTAAAGATTTTCCAGGAACAGATAAAAGTTCTTCTAGAAAGTTTATTTTAAAAAAATAA
- a CDS encoding endonuclease, with the protein MKKYIPFLIFLFLTFFTTLAQSKQKQYNIRTLAFYNLENLFDTINDTTINDEASPMMELKSGRSKVYWDKIDKLSSVIVQIGADKAKTSPALIGVSEVENLSVLEDLVKSKNLRKKGYGIIHYDSPDKRGIDVALLYQKKYFKPVFHEAFNPKIYRNNYPVYTRDQLLVSGYLDDELIHVIVNHWPSRSGGEAKSRPLREKAAYQTTKIITQVRERDPNAKILIMGDFNDDPINSSFKKVLKTKAKKKNVDSLDIYNPYEELHKRGFNTLAYRDNLNLFDMILISSPLLDKGEKDFSTYKMFQAKIFNKRFLSDKKGKFKGYPFRSFSNGGYTGGYSDHFPVYMYLIKEKK; encoded by the coding sequence ATGAAAAAATACATTCCTTTTTTAATATTTCTTTTTCTTACATTTTTTACTACTCTCGCTCAAAGCAAGCAAAAACAGTACAACATTAGAACACTTGCTTTCTACAACTTAGAAAATCTTTTTGATACCATTAATGATACTACTATTAATGATGAAGCCAGCCCAATGATGGAATTAAAATCTGGCAGATCTAAAGTTTATTGGGATAAGATTGATAAATTAAGTTCTGTTATTGTACAAATTGGTGCAGATAAAGCAAAAACTAGTCCTGCTCTTATAGGCGTTTCTGAAGTAGAAAACCTAAGCGTTTTAGAAGATTTAGTAAAGTCTAAAAATTTAAGAAAAAAAGGATATGGTATTATTCATTACGATTCGCCAGACAAACGCGGAATTGATGTAGCCTTATTGTATCAAAAAAAATACTTTAAACCCGTATTCCATGAAGCTTTTAACCCTAAAATTTATAGGAATAACTATCCTGTTTATACAAGAGATCAATTATTAGTTTCTGGTTATTTAGATGATGAATTGATTCACGTTATTGTAAATCACTGGCCTTCTAGAAGTGGTGGTGAAGCTAAAAGTAGACCTTTGCGTGAAAAAGCAGCGTATCAAACCACAAAAATCATTACACAAGTACGTGAAAGAGACCCAAATGCTAAGATTTTAATTATGGGCGATTTTAACGACGACCCAATAAATTCTAGTTTTAAAAAAGTTCTAAAGACAAAAGCTAAAAAGAAAAATGTAGACTCTTTAGATATTTATAATCCTTATGAAGAATTACATAAAAGAGGTTTTAACACTTTAGCTTATAGAGATAATTTAAACCTTTTTGATATGATTTTAATTTCTTCTCCACTTTTAGATAAAGGCGAAAAAGATTTTTCTACTTATAAAATGTTTCAAGCAAAAATTTTTAATAAACGTTTTTTAAGTGATAAAAAAGGCAAATTTAAAGGTTACCCTTTTCGAAGTTTTTCTAACGGAGGTTATACTGGTGGCTATTCTGATCATTTTCCTGTATATATGTATTTGATTAAGGAAAAGAAATAA
- a CDS encoding NADP-dependent glyceraldehyde-3-phosphate dehydrogenase has translation MKNNFKEIPEKFKISELKHQKTYLVSGELKEWKGEFSEVYSTISSTEKYKPTLLGTVPNLTGDEAIEALNSAYRAYDKGQGLWPTMRVADRISCMEEFAEQMKTKRDEVVQLLMWEIGKSLPDSQKEFDRTIEYIYDTIEDYKQMDRDSAKFQKDSGVYAHVRRGPLGVVLCLGPYNYPLNETFALLIPALIMGNTTVFKPAKHGVLLLSPLMEAFQNSFPEGVVNIIYGRGRVLATPIMKTGKVDILALIGNSKSANAIQANHPYKNRLRLVLGLEAKNPAIVLPDADLDLAIDECITGSTSFNGQRCTALKVLYVHEHIVDKFKKRFAERVDALKFGNPWEKGVKLTPLPEPGKPAYIQELIDDATEKGAKVINKKGGETTENYIFPAVLYPVSKDMRVYQEEQFGPVIPVVSFKNIQEPLDDMAESNYGQQVSVFGSEVKTLAPLIDTLVNLVCRVNLNSAAQRGPDVYPFTGRKDSAVGTLSVHDALRSFSIRTFVASKDTEYNNAILQELLDKKTSNFISTDYLL, from the coding sequence ATGAAAAACAATTTCAAAGAAATTCCAGAAAAGTTTAAAATTTCGGAATTAAAACATCAAAAGACATATTTAGTAAGCGGAGAGTTAAAAGAATGGAAAGGAGAATTTTCTGAAGTATATTCTACTATTTCATCAACAGAAAAATACAAACCAACATTGTTAGGTACTGTACCTAATTTAACTGGAGACGAAGCTATTGAAGCCTTAAATTCGGCTTATAGAGCTTATGACAAGGGGCAAGGTTTATGGCCAACAATGCGTGTTGCAGACAGAATTTCTTGTATGGAAGAGTTTGCAGAGCAAATGAAAACCAAAAGAGATGAGGTTGTACAATTATTAATGTGGGAAATTGGTAAATCTTTACCAGATTCACAGAAAGAATTCGACAGAACTATAGAGTATATTTACGATACTATTGAAGATTACAAACAAATGGATCGTGATTCTGCTAAATTTCAAAAAGATAGTGGAGTTTATGCTCATGTTAGACGTGGACCATTAGGAGTTGTTTTATGTTTAGGTCCTTATAATTATCCTTTAAATGAAACTTTTGCATTGTTGATTCCTGCTTTAATTATGGGGAATACAACTGTTTTTAAACCTGCAAAACACGGAGTTTTATTATTATCGCCATTAATGGAAGCTTTTCAAAACAGTTTTCCAGAAGGTGTTGTAAATATCATTTATGGTAGAGGTCGTGTTTTGGCAACACCAATAATGAAAACTGGTAAAGTTGATATTTTAGCTTTAATAGGTAATAGTAAGTCTGCAAATGCAATTCAGGCAAATCATCCGTATAAAAATAGATTACGTTTGGTACTAGGTTTAGAAGCAAAAAATCCAGCTATTGTTTTACCAGATGCAGATTTGGATTTGGCTATTGATGAGTGTATTACAGGTTCTACTTCTTTTAATGGGCAACGTTGTACAGCGTTAAAAGTATTGTATGTGCATGAACATATTGTAGATAAATTTAAAAAACGTTTTGCAGAAAGAGTAGATGCTTTAAAATTTGGAAATCCTTGGGAAAAAGGGGTGAAACTAACACCTTTACCAGAACCAGGAAAACCTGCATATATTCAAGAGTTGATAGATGATGCAACAGAAAAAGGAGCAAAGGTTATCAATAAAAAAGGAGGAGAAACTACTGAGAATTATATTTTTCCAGCGGTTTTATATCCTGTTTCTAAAGATATGAGAGTATATCAAGAAGAACAATTTGGACCTGTAATTCCTGTAGTGTCTTTTAAAAATATTCAAGAACCCTTAGATGATATGGCTGAATCTAATTACGGCCAACAAGTAAGTGTATTTGGTAGCGAAGTAAAAACTTTAGCGCCGTTAATAGATACTTTAGTTAATTTGGTATGTAGAGTAAACTTAAATAGTGCTGCGCAAAGAGGACCAGATGTATACCCTTTTACAGGTAGAAAAGATTCTGCTGTAGGTACTTTAAGTGTACACGATGCTTTACGTTCTTTTTCTATTAGAACTTTTGTAGCATCAAAAGATACAGAATACAATAATGCAATTTTACAAGAATTATTAGATAAGAAAACTTCTAACTTTATTAGTACAGATTATTTATTGTAG
- a CDS encoding DUF7133 domain-containing protein, whose translation MLKYKTKNNIKLALIATTILAVSCSKKEKVYIDKEYVKPKIVKEASSAFQSPEESLNSFYLPEGYKIELVASEPMIDEPVTLAWDGDGKLYVAEMNTYMQDIDGTGTKRSISKIKQLIDTDGDGKMDKSTVFIDSLMLPRMILPLGDGELVVNETDSYDLWFYKDTNKDGVADTKKRVYGYGARRGGNLEHQQSGLLWNLDNYVYTTYNPVRFKFKKDTVISEKISHMPRGQWGLTQDDMGIMYYSTAGGENPAYGFGQPAQYGDFSPKERLEEGFNITWPIVGTPDVQGGPRRLKEDGTLNHFTGVAGQEIFRGHKLPSNMYGDLFIPEPVGRFIRRAKVTNDNGLKVLKNAYHETEFLGSTDLNFRPVWSQTGPDGTLYVVDMYRGIIQESNWTREGSAIRPVIKRKKLDKNIGKGRIYRIVHEDFEPDQNPTLLNKSAKELIEYLGHKNGWHRNTAQKLIILKEDLSIIPDLKELSRDNEGGFIQKWFGDDSKDYGLERIHALWTLEGLGEVDKELIIEKFSDKDPRVRITAIRLSERFIENGETDLFNYFEVLAKDASVEVVNQLALSLRYNDTEQSTSLLKKLQEKYEENISIAHSTKESLKKDDEVLNALKIRIKDKPSKTSVLRGYDIYNQLCITCHGPDLKGLPKEDGSLVAPTLIGSKRVKGDKTKLVKLVLNGLIGEVDGVDYGVMMPLKDNENIWIADVLTYIRELNDEDAVSSWGDVGKTRQRNKRKDYWTLEELEKSK comes from the coding sequence ATGTTAAAATACAAAACTAAAAATAATATCAAGCTTGCTTTAATTGCAACTACAATACTCGCTGTAAGTTGCAGTAAAAAAGAAAAGGTTTATATAGATAAAGAATATGTAAAACCTAAAATTGTAAAAGAAGCATCTTCGGCTTTTCAATCACCAGAAGAAAGTTTAAATTCTTTTTATTTACCAGAAGGTTATAAAATTGAGTTGGTAGCAAGTGAGCCAATGATAGATGAGCCTGTTACCCTTGCTTGGGATGGAGATGGAAAATTATATGTTGCAGAAATGAATACCTATATGCAAGATATTGATGGTACAGGTACAAAAAGATCAATTAGTAAAATTAAGCAATTAATTGATACAGATGGAGATGGTAAAATGGATAAAAGCACTGTTTTTATTGATAGTTTAATGTTGCCAAGAATGATTTTACCTCTTGGTGATGGAGAGCTAGTTGTAAATGAAACCGATTCTTACGATTTATGGTTTTATAAGGATACCAACAAAGACGGAGTTGCAGATACTAAGAAAAGAGTGTATGGTTATGGAGCTAGAAGAGGTGGTAATTTAGAACATCAGCAAAGTGGTTTATTGTGGAATTTAGATAATTACGTGTATACCACTTATAATCCTGTTCGATTTAAGTTTAAAAAAGACACAGTAATATCAGAAAAGATAAGTCATATGCCAAGAGGTCAATGGGGTTTAACTCAAGATGATATGGGTATTATGTATTATTCAACTGCTGGAGGAGAAAACCCTGCTTATGGTTTTGGGCAACCTGCACAATATGGAGATTTTAGTCCTAAAGAACGTTTAGAAGAAGGCTTTAATATAACTTGGCCAATTGTGGGTACACCAGATGTTCAAGGTGGTCCAAGAAGATTAAAAGAAGATGGTACATTAAATCATTTTACGGGAGTTGCAGGTCAAGAAATTTTTAGAGGGCATAAGTTACCAAGTAATATGTATGGCGATTTATTTATTCCAGAACCAGTTGGTAGATTTATCAGGAGAGCAAAAGTTACCAATGATAATGGATTAAAAGTTTTAAAGAATGCTTATCACGAAACAGAGTTTTTAGGTTCTACAGATTTAAATTTTAGACCTGTTTGGTCGCAAACCGGGCCAGATGGAACTTTATATGTAGTAGATATGTATAGAGGAATTATTCAAGAAAGTAATTGGACAAGAGAAGGAAGTGCAATAAGACCAGTTATAAAACGTAAAAAATTAGATAAAAATATTGGTAAAGGAAGAATCTATAGAATTGTTCACGAAGATTTTGAGCCTGATCAAAATCCAACCTTGTTAAATAAAAGTGCTAAAGAGTTAATTGAATATTTAGGTCATAAAAATGGATGGCATAGAAATACTGCTCAGAAGCTTATCATTTTAAAAGAAGATCTTTCAATTATTCCTGATTTAAAAGAATTAAGTAGAGATAATGAAGGCGGATTTATACAAAAATGGTTTGGTGACGACTCTAAAGATTATGGATTAGAAAGAATTCACGCACTATGGACATTAGAAGGTTTAGGTGAAGTTGATAAAGAGTTAATCATAGAAAAATTTTCTGATAAAGATCCAAGAGTTAGAATAACTGCCATTAGGTTAAGCGAAAGATTTATTGAAAATGGAGAAACTGATTTGTTTAATTACTTTGAAGTTTTAGCAAAAGATGCATCCGTAGAAGTTGTAAATCAATTGGCTTTAAGTTTAAGATATAATGATACAGAGCAATCTACATCCTTATTAAAAAAGCTTCAAGAAAAATATGAAGAAAACATATCAATAGCACATTCTACAAAAGAAAGTTTAAAGAAAGATGATGAAGTCTTAAATGCATTAAAAATCAGAATTAAAGATAAGCCAAGTAAAACAAGTGTTTTAAGAGGATATGATATTTACAATCAATTGTGTATCACCTGTCATGGGCCAGATTTAAAAGGATTGCCTAAAGAAGATGGTTCTTTAGTTGCACCAACTTTAATAGGTAGTAAACGTGTAAAAGGTGATAAAACCAAATTAGTTAAATTGGTTTTAAACGGTTTAATTGGCGAAGTTGATGGTGTAGATTACGGAGTTATGATGCCTTTAAAGGATAATGAAAATATATGGATAGCTGATGTACTAACTTACATTAGAGAGTTAAATGATGAAGATGCTGTAAGTAGTTGGGGAGATGTAGGGAAAACAAGACAGCGTAATAAAAGAAAAGATTACTGGACTTTAGAAGAATTAGAAAAATCAAAATAA
- a CDS encoding 3-keto-disaccharide hydrolase, which yields MRKILFFFLISSVAFAQNNKVDPKLTEIWEPKPPVVMPADNNQAPSDAIVLFNGSNFDEWANANPQKSDELWILNSDGSMTVKNKAGNIKTKKSFGSIQLHIEWKSPAEIKGKGQSRANSGIFLQSRYEIQVLDNNNNDTYVNGQVGSLYKRAIPLAMASVKSGEWNTYDIIYMEPKFDKDGNVVRKATFTVLHNGILIHNNVVLEGPTVYRGTPPYKSHSKAPLLLQDHGDNSRVSYRNIWIRELED from the coding sequence ATGAGAAAAATTCTTTTCTTTTTTTTGATTTCATCAGTAGCCTTTGCTCAAAATAATAAAGTAGATCCAAAACTTACTGAAATTTGGGAGCCAAAACCTCCTGTTGTAATGCCTGCGGATAACAATCAAGCTCCAAGTGATGCGATTGTACTTTTTAATGGTTCTAATTTTGATGAATGGGCAAACGCAAATCCACAGAAATCTGATGAACTTTGGATTTTAAATTCGGATGGAAGTATGACTGTGAAAAACAAAGCAGGTAATATTAAAACGAAAAAGTCTTTTGGTAGTATTCAATTACATATCGAATGGAAATCGCCTGCAGAAATTAAAGGAAAAGGTCAGAGTAGGGCCAATAGTGGAATATTTTTACAGAGCCGTTATGAAATTCAAGTATTAGATAATAACAATAATGATACTTACGTAAATGGCCAAGTTGGGTCTTTATATAAAAGAGCAATTCCTTTGGCTATGGCTTCTGTTAAAAGTGGAGAATGGAATACTTACGATATTATTTATATGGAGCCTAAATTTGATAAAGATGGAAATGTAGTTAGAAAAGCAACATTTACAGTTTTACATAATGGTATTTTAATTCATAATAATGTAGTTCTAGAAGGACCAACTGTTTACAGAGGAACTCCTCCTTACAAATCACATAGTAAAGCACCTTTATTACTGCAAGATCATGGAGATAATAGCAGAGTAAGTTATCGAAATATTTGGATAAGAGAATTAGAAGATTAA
- a CDS encoding sugar phosphate isomerase/epimerase family protein, with protein sequence MKKIKGPAVFLAQFAGDEAPFNTLDALCKWFADLGYKGVQLPAWDKRVIDIDKAAESKTYCDEITGIVNAHGLEITEIASHLQGQLVAVNPAYNSMFDGFAPEECRNNPKKRTEWAVQQLKNCAIASKNFGLNAHGTFSGSLMWHTMYPWPQAPAGLVDMGFKELAKRWEPILNTFDENGVDVCYEIHPGEDLHDGVTFERFLEATGNHKRVNILYDPSHFVLQQLDYLKYIDYYHEHIKMFHVKDAEFNPSGKSGVYGGYQDWQDRPGRFRSLGDGQVDFKSIFSKLTKYNCDVWAVMEWECCIKSPEQGAKEGASFIKKNIIDITEKSFDDFAGGAIDEQQLKNILGI encoded by the coding sequence ATGAAAAAAATAAAAGGACCTGCAGTATTTTTAGCCCAATTTGCTGGTGATGAAGCACCATTTAATACTTTAGATGCATTGTGTAAATGGTTTGCTGATTTAGGTTATAAAGGTGTTCAACTTCCTGCTTGGGATAAAAGAGTAATCGATATTGATAAAGCAGCAGAAAGTAAAACATATTGCGATGAAATTACAGGAATTGTAAATGCTCACGGATTAGAAATTACAGAAATAGCATCGCATTTACAAGGGCAATTAGTGGCTGTAAATCCTGCTTACAATAGTATGTTCGATGGTTTTGCACCAGAAGAATGTAGAAATAATCCTAAAAAAAGAACAGAATGGGCAGTGCAACAATTAAAAAACTGTGCCATTGCTAGTAAGAATTTTGGCTTAAATGCTCATGGAACTTTTTCGGGTTCGTTAATGTGGCATACAATGTATCCTTGGCCACAAGCTCCTGCTGGTTTGGTAGATATGGGTTTTAAAGAATTGGCAAAACGTTGGGAACCTATTTTAAATACTTTTGATGAAAATGGAGTAGATGTTTGTTATGAAATTCATCCAGGAGAAGATTTGCACGATGGTGTTACTTTCGAGCGTTTTTTAGAAGCTACAGGAAATCATAAAAGAGTAAACATTTTATACGATCCAAGTCATTTTGTATTGCAACAACTCGATTATTTAAAATACATCGATTATTATCATGAACATATAAAAATGTTTCACGTAAAAGATGCCGAATTTAATCCTTCAGGTAAAAGCGGAGTTTATGGTGGTTATCAAGATTGGCAAGATAGACCAGGTAGATTTAGATCTTTAGGCGATGGCCAAGTAGATTTTAAAAGTATATTCTCTAAACTTACAAAATACAATTGCGATGTTTGGGCTGTAATGGAATGGGAATGCTGTATAAAATCACCAGAACAAGGTGCAAAAGAAGGCGCATCTTTTATCAAAAAAAATATAATAGATATTACAGAAAAGTCTTTTGATGATTTTGCTGGCGGTGCAATTGATGAGCAACAGTTAAAGAATATTTTAGGTATTTAA